A region of Maridesulfovibrio sp. DNA encodes the following proteins:
- a CDS encoding 3-dehydroquinate synthase II family protein encodes MKKIIFKAIPFDKKLVSLALESGVDAILTSPEDKETIESLGRVTVITPDDMPCVAINEKADEAVAVDLDKKGKDVCLAAGWEIIPVENLLAQIDALALEAESLERARLAASVMERGADSIVVTPEGAADLKQIVAELKLSQGKMDLQKATVTKIESAGLAHRVCVDTTSKLKKGQGILTGNSSAFTFLVHAETESNPYVAARPFRVNAGAVHAYAIQPGDKTIYLEELRSGSEVLVVDKSGETSVAVVGRSKLEVRPMLLITAEVQTPEGPISGKVFLQNAETIRVVSGAGEPVSVVTLKEGDEVLCRIDEAGRHFGMRIKEEISED; translated from the coding sequence ATGAAAAAAATTATTTTTAAAGCGATCCCTTTCGATAAAAAACTGGTCAGTCTTGCTCTGGAGTCCGGTGTGGATGCAATCCTCACCTCACCTGAAGATAAGGAAACCATCGAATCCCTTGGGCGCGTAACAGTAATCACTCCCGATGACATGCCGTGCGTAGCCATTAACGAAAAGGCTGATGAAGCTGTCGCTGTTGATCTTGACAAAAAAGGCAAAGATGTCTGCCTTGCCGCCGGCTGGGAAATTATCCCGGTCGAAAACCTGCTGGCCCAGATTGATGCCCTTGCTCTCGAAGCCGAGTCGCTTGAACGGGCTCGGTTGGCTGCCAGTGTAATGGAACGCGGTGCCGATTCAATCGTGGTTACTCCCGAAGGTGCCGCAGATCTTAAACAAATCGTAGCTGAACTGAAACTCTCGCAGGGCAAGATGGATTTACAAAAAGCAACAGTCACCAAGATTGAATCCGCAGGGCTGGCCCACCGGGTCTGCGTGGATACCACTTCCAAGCTCAAGAAGGGGCAGGGCATTCTGACCGGAAATTCTTCAGCCTTTACCTTTCTCGTGCATGCTGAAACTGAATCCAACCCGTACGTTGCTGCGCGTCCGTTTCGAGTGAATGCCGGAGCTGTCCATGCTTACGCTATCCAGCCCGGTGATAAGACCATTTATCTCGAAGAGCTGCGTTCCGGTTCCGAGGTGCTGGTCGTGGATAAAAGCGGAGAGACTTCTGTGGCTGTGGTCGGACGCAGCAAGCTTGAAGTGCGACCCATGCTGCTGATTACCGCCGAGGTCCAGACTCCCGAGGGACCGATTTCCGGCAAGGTTTTCCTCCAGAATGCGGAAACCATCAGAGTTGTCAGCGGTGCCGGTGAGCCTGTCAGTGTGGTAACACTGAAAGAAGGCGATGAAGTTCTTTGCCGTATTGATGAAGCGGGACGCCATTTCGGAATGCGAATCAAAGAAGAAATTTCAGAGGATTAA
- a CDS encoding 2-amino-3,7-dideoxy-D-threo-hept-6-ulosonate synthase has product MQIGKSVRMERIINRNTGRTIVVPMDHGVSVGPLKGLRSMRRAVNDMVKGGANAVLMHKGLVRCSHREEGGDIGLIVHLSASTCLSPLPNKKTLVGTVEDALRLGADAVSVHVNLGDEAESQMLSDLGEVASSATNWGVPVLAMVYARGPKVKDEFDPEVVALCARAGEELGADIVKVPYTGDIESFKTVVEGCCIPVVIAGGPKLDSTRDFLQMVSDSIEAGGAGLSVGRNVFQHENRVKLMEALHMIVHNDETVDTALAHIGE; this is encoded by the coding sequence ATGCAGATCGGAAAAAGCGTAAGAATGGAGCGGATCATTAACCGCAATACAGGCCGGACTATTGTTGTTCCCATGGACCACGGTGTCAGCGTCGGCCCGTTGAAAGGACTTCGTTCAATGCGGCGGGCTGTTAACGATATGGTCAAAGGCGGAGCCAATGCCGTGCTCATGCATAAAGGCCTTGTCCGCTGCTCCCATCGTGAAGAAGGCGGCGATATCGGTCTCATCGTTCATCTCTCCGCCTCAACCTGTCTTTCCCCCCTCCCTAATAAAAAAACTCTAGTCGGTACTGTTGAAGATGCACTTCGTCTCGGTGCAGATGCTGTTTCCGTTCATGTCAATCTTGGCGACGAAGCCGAATCCCAGATGCTTTCCGATCTCGGTGAAGTTGCATCCTCTGCTACCAACTGGGGTGTTCCGGTGCTGGCTATGGTTTACGCCCGCGGCCCGAAAGTCAAAGACGAATTTGATCCCGAAGTCGTGGCCCTCTGCGCCCGCGCAGGCGAAGAACTGGGTGCTGATATTGTAAAAGTCCCTTACACCGGCGACATTGAATCTTTCAAAACCGTAGTCGAAGGCTGCTGTATTCCGGTTGTTATTGCCGGAGGACCCAAGCTCGATTCCACCCGCGATTTTCTGCAGATGGTTTCCGATTCCATTGAAGCTGGCGGTGCCGGTCTTTCTGTCGGCCGTAATGTTTTTCAGCATGAAAACCGCGTTAAGTTGATGGAAGCCCTGCACATGATTGTTCACAATGATGAAACTGTAGATACCGCTCTCGCGCATATCGGCGAATAG
- the pheA gene encoding prephenate dehydratase, whose protein sequence is MSQSSTKNLGDLRVEIDSLDSEILELLNKRAAASLAVGAIKAGSSDQIFKPFREQEVLRGLIKRNPGTLPPEHLEAIYREIISSSRRLQRPERVVYLGPEGTFSYFAGLQHMGRQADLIPKNNFENIFVAVSKGEADLGIIPLENSLKGTVGQNVDLFMRYPVFIQAELYHRISHGLMTKGTDISEIKTVYSHSKALEQCTGWLRANMPGAELVSVESTAKAAQMVAENDGPIAAVGHVKLANLFGLHVAAEAIEDLPDNWTRFLIIGPRPGQEDKRDKTSLLFTTPDRPGALVEVLNELSGHDINMTKLESRPALGEKWKYMFFVDLQGDLGADEHASLIEDLKGRCLTFKILGCYPAGAQDGSKF, encoded by the coding sequence ATGTCACAGTCCAGCACAAAAAATCTTGGCGATCTGCGGGTGGAAATCGATTCCCTCGACAGTGAGATTCTTGAGCTTCTCAACAAGCGTGCCGCTGCATCTCTGGCAGTCGGAGCAATCAAGGCCGGATCATCTGATCAGATTTTCAAGCCTTTCCGGGAACAGGAAGTACTGCGCGGCCTTATCAAGCGCAATCCCGGAACTCTCCCGCCTGAGCACCTTGAAGCAATTTATCGCGAAATTATTTCTTCTTCCCGCAGGCTGCAAAGGCCTGAGCGTGTGGTCTATCTAGGCCCCGAAGGGACATTTTCATATTTTGCCGGACTGCAGCATATGGGGCGTCAGGCCGACCTGATTCCCAAGAATAATTTTGAGAATATTTTTGTGGCCGTTTCCAAGGGCGAAGCCGATCTCGGCATTATCCCCCTTGAAAATTCGCTCAAGGGAACGGTCGGGCAGAACGTTGATCTCTTCATGCGTTACCCGGTTTTCATTCAGGCCGAGCTGTATCATCGCATCAGCCACGGACTGATGACCAAGGGTACCGACATCAGCGAGATCAAAACGGTCTACTCACACTCCAAGGCACTTGAGCAATGCACAGGGTGGTTGCGTGCCAACATGCCCGGTGCAGAGCTCGTGTCTGTGGAATCAACTGCCAAGGCCGCTCAGATGGTTGCTGAAAACGATGGTCCTATAGCCGCAGTTGGTCACGTAAAGCTCGCAAATCTCTTCGGCCTGCATGTTGCTGCCGAAGCCATTGAGGATCTGCCCGATAACTGGACCAGATTCTTGATCATCGGCCCCAGACCCGGACAGGAAGATAAGCGCGACAAGACTTCGCTGCTGTTCACCACCCCGGACAGACCCGGTGCGCTGGTGGAAGTTCTCAACGAGCTTTCCGGTCATGATATCAACATGACCAAGCTGGAGTCTCGGCCCGCTCTCGGCGAGAAGTGGAAGTACATGTTTTTTGTCGACCTGCAGGGCGATCTTGGAGCCGATGAACATGCATCATTAATTGAAGACCTCAAGGGTCGCTGCCTTACTTTTAAAATACTTGGCTGCTATCCGGCTGGCGCACAGGACGGCAGCAAGTTTTAA
- a CDS encoding anthranilate synthase component I family protein produces MKIELTQYGKWLPADTQTPISLYLGLVGDAPGILLESAEVDGRLGRYSLIAWDFRLKLSPVRGKLSVECADSRLAGLASYSGMDFLDGMRAVMKALHLKAQPEVGDLPALTRGLYGTLGYGIAGMLEPKLKDKLPADDAEVRLALPGRVVLFDHLKHSCCFLSLDKDDAPEFTPPVFGATCEPTKVGDPVAVPGKEKYMEGVKKVKELIAEGECIQVVLSTRFSAPFSGDSFDLYRRLRQANPSPFMFYMKFSREEILLGSSPELMARCDKGRLEVRPIAGTRPRGKDAAGDRKFAEELLADPKEIAEHVMLVDLGRNDLGRIAKAGSVSVEKFKQIEYFSHVMHITSYVEADLRDDHDAIDVLQSTFPAGTLSGAPKIRAMEIIAEIEEVPRGPYGGCIGFIGLDKDSVNLDTGITIRSMWIRDGKCHWQAGAGIVYDSDPEMEWKECNNKARVLKEILQSEGGDVFTRG; encoded by the coding sequence ATGAAGATTGAACTTACCCAGTATGGCAAATGGTTGCCTGCTGATACGCAGACCCCGATCAGCCTGTATCTCGGGCTTGTGGGCGATGCTCCGGGTATTCTATTGGAAAGTGCTGAAGTTGATGGCAGGCTGGGGCGTTACAGTCTGATTGCCTGGGATTTCAGGCTCAAGCTATCGCCTGTGCGCGGCAAGCTGTCCGTGGAGTGTGCTGACTCAAGGTTGGCCGGACTGGCGAGCTATTCGGGAATGGATTTTCTGGATGGTATGCGTGCAGTCATGAAAGCCCTGCATTTGAAGGCCCAGCCAGAAGTTGGCGATCTGCCTGCCCTTACCCGTGGGCTTTACGGCACATTGGGATACGGAATAGCCGGCATGCTGGAGCCTAAGTTGAAAGACAAGCTGCCCGCTGATGACGCAGAGGTCCGTTTGGCCCTGCCCGGTAGGGTGGTTCTGTTTGATCATCTCAAGCACAGTTGTTGCTTTCTGTCTCTGGATAAAGATGATGCCCCTGAGTTTACTCCTCCTGTTTTCGGTGCAACCTGTGAACCAACCAAGGTTGGTGATCCTGTTGCCGTGCCGGGTAAGGAAAAATATATGGAAGGGGTTAAAAAGGTGAAGGAACTCATTGCCGAGGGTGAGTGCATTCAGGTGGTTCTTTCCACCCGTTTTTCCGCTCCTTTCAGTGGAGATTCCTTTGATCTGTACCGTCGCTTGCGGCAGGCCAACCCCTCTCCATTCATGTTTTACATGAAGTTCAGCCGGGAGGAAATCCTGCTCGGTTCTTCCCCGGAATTGATGGCCCGCTGCGATAAGGGAAGGCTGGAAGTACGGCCCATCGCCGGAACCCGTCCACGCGGCAAGGATGCTGCCGGAGACCGCAAGTTTGCTGAAGAGTTGCTTGCAGACCCCAAGGAAATTGCCGAACACGTAATGCTTGTTGATCTCGGTAGGAACGACCTTGGACGTATTGCCAAGGCAGGTTCCGTGAGCGTGGAAAAGTTCAAGCAGATCGAATACTTCAGCCATGTCATGCACATCACTTCCTATGTGGAGGCGGATCTGCGTGATGATCATGATGCCATCGACGTGCTGCAGTCCACTTTCCCGGCCGGGACTCTTTCCGGTGCCCCGAAGATCAGGGCCATGGAAATCATCGCCGAAATTGAAGAAGTCCCGCGCGGGCCATACGGCGGCTGCATAGGGTTTATCGGTCTGGACAAGGATTCCGTTAATCTTGATACCGGAATCACCATCCGCTCCATGTGGATTCGTGACGGAAAGTGCCATTGGCAGGCCGGGGCCGGAATCGTGTATGATTCTGATCCTGAAATGGAATGGAAAGAATGTAACAACAAGGCAAGGGTGCTTAAGGAAATCCTGCAGTCGGAGGGCGGTGATGTTTTTACTCGTGGATAA
- a CDS encoding ammonium transporter, whose amino-acid sequence MTIKRSMVGRKIPALATLMLLAAPSAAFAAEEAMSQTHANILWTLLAAILVFFMQAGFACVEAGFTRAKSAGNILMKNFLDFAAGSIIFFLLGFGLMFGIDAGGFVGTTGFSLAGTGLTDPDAQWTITFWFFQSVFAATAATIVSGGIAERTKFSSYILVTCLVTGLIYPVSGHWAWGSLWLGDSGAGWLEGLGFMDFAGSTVVHSVGGWIALAGAMILGPRIGKYTADGKAKAIPGHNIPLASLGVFILWFGWFGFNPGSTTTADGSIGLIAVTTSLSACAGTLGAMFTSWFKYGKPDISMTCNGALAGLVGITAPCATVTPAASIIIGLIAGILVVLSIEFIDKILKIDDPVGAVSVHGVCGAWGTLACGLFTSPALNDGAGGLFYGGGFALLIPQIIGIAVCFVWAFGMGYLAFSIAKAVMGVRVTAEEEMKGLDISEHGMESYNGFQIFSNE is encoded by the coding sequence ATGACTATTAAACGTTCAATGGTAGGCCGCAAAATTCCGGCCCTCGCAACTCTCATGCTCCTGGCGGCACCTTCCGCAGCTTTCGCAGCTGAAGAAGCCATGTCCCAGACTCACGCCAACATTCTCTGGACCCTTCTCGCGGCTATCCTCGTATTTTTTATGCAGGCAGGATTTGCATGCGTTGAAGCAGGATTCACCCGTGCCAAGAGTGCAGGTAACATCCTGATGAAAAACTTTCTCGACTTTGCAGCCGGGTCAATCATCTTTTTCCTTTTAGGATTCGGCCTTATGTTCGGCATAGACGCCGGCGGGTTCGTTGGAACCACCGGGTTCTCACTTGCCGGAACCGGACTTACCGATCCCGACGCTCAGTGGACTATTACTTTCTGGTTCTTCCAGTCTGTATTCGCAGCCACCGCAGCCACAATCGTATCCGGCGGTATTGCCGAGCGTACTAAATTCAGCAGCTATATTCTCGTAACCTGTCTTGTTACCGGGCTTATCTATCCTGTCTCCGGTCACTGGGCATGGGGCTCCCTCTGGCTCGGCGACTCCGGCGCCGGCTGGCTTGAAGGCCTCGGTTTCATGGACTTCGCAGGCTCCACTGTTGTTCACTCCGTAGGTGGCTGGATTGCACTGGCCGGTGCCATGATCCTCGGCCCCCGTATCGGCAAATACACTGCTGACGGCAAAGCAAAAGCTATCCCCGGTCACAACATTCCGCTGGCATCCCTCGGTGTTTTCATCCTCTGGTTCGGCTGGTTCGGTTTTAACCCCGGCTCCACCACCACTGCTGACGGCTCCATCGGTCTCATCGCTGTGACCACAAGCCTCTCTGCATGTGCAGGTACCCTCGGCGCAATGTTCACCTCATGGTTCAAATACGGCAAGCCTGATATCTCCATGACCTGTAACGGCGCGCTGGCAGGCCTGGTAGGTATCACCGCTCCCTGTGCAACTGTAACCCCTGCAGCTTCCATCATCATCGGTCTCATTGCAGGTATACTGGTAGTTCTCTCTATCGAATTCATTGATAAAATACTCAAAATCGACGACCCGGTCGGTGCTGTCTCCGTACACGGTGTATGCGGTGCCTGGGGAACTCTGGCTTGCGGACTGTTCACCTCTCCCGCACTTAACGATGGCGCAGGCGGCCTCTTCTACGGCGGCGGGTTCGCACTGCTTATCCCTCAGATCATCGGTATCGCAGTCTGCTTTGTCTGGGCATTCGGCATGGGCTACCTTGCTTTCAGCATCGCCAAGGCTGTAATGGGCGTCAGGGTTACCGCGGAAGAAGAAATGAAAGGCCTCGACATCAGCGAACACGGCATGGAGTCCTACAACGGTTTCCAGATCTTCTCCAACGAATAA
- the aroA gene encoding 3-phosphoshikimate 1-carboxyvinyltransferase, whose product MTSENVIVIKAPSSKSLSHRALIAGALSEGNTVVLDPLDSNDINRTMDCLATMGAKFNIDGTATTVTGMDGGPKGGEKEPAILEMRDSGTTCRLITALAGAGKGLFRVQGTPRMHDRPIGALTSALESQGTKVTFSDKEGYPPVTLEAGGFKGKEMDISLEESSQYISGLLLGAPLADETTIINVVGKKAVSWPYVALTLNVMEDFRIKFQVQIRKNGMWKKTDWRKVEKVVPGEIRFVVEPSKFERDEYRVEGDWSNASYFLAAGAVGNNPVKIDGMNVNSLQGDKAIMYILESMGAKIESDEHSVTVYPSNLHGVEVDMSKCPDLVPTVAMVAAFADSPTTITNVAHLRIKECDRLEASAAEVMRAGGKAEITDDSITIFPAPLKKGERIVFTTYDDHRLAMCTAIFALAGIESIPEEPGCVAKSFPGFWDEWEKVKKGNGC is encoded by the coding sequence ATGACTTCTGAGAATGTAATTGTAATTAAAGCTCCATCTTCTAAATCCCTGTCTCACAGGGCTTTGATCGCCGGGGCTTTGTCCGAAGGGAATACTGTTGTTCTCGATCCTCTGGACAGTAATGACATCAACCGGACTATGGATTGCCTTGCCACCATGGGAGCCAAGTTCAATATTGACGGCACAGCAACCACTGTTACCGGAATGGACGGAGGACCCAAGGGCGGCGAGAAGGAACCTGCTATTCTGGAAATGCGTGATTCCGGCACTACCTGTCGTTTAATCACTGCTCTTGCCGGAGCCGGCAAAGGCCTTTTCCGGGTGCAGGGAACCCCGCGCATGCATGACCGTCCCATCGGGGCTTTGACCAGCGCGCTGGAATCACAGGGAACCAAGGTTACTTTTTCCGACAAAGAGGGTTATCCGCCGGTGACTCTTGAAGCGGGCGGCTTCAAAGGTAAGGAAATGGATATCTCTCTTGAGGAATCCAGTCAGTATATTTCCGGTCTGCTTCTCGGAGCCCCGCTGGCTGACGAGACTACTATAATTAATGTAGTGGGAAAAAAAGCAGTATCATGGCCTTACGTTGCCCTGACTTTGAACGTCATGGAAGATTTCAGAATCAAGTTTCAAGTCCAGATCAGAAAAAACGGTATGTGGAAAAAGACCGATTGGAGAAAAGTCGAAAAGGTCGTTCCTGGTGAAATCCGTTTTGTGGTCGAACCTTCAAAGTTCGAGCGTGACGAATACAGGGTGGAAGGAGATTGGTCCAACGCTTCCTATTTCCTTGCTGCCGGAGCTGTAGGTAACAATCCTGTTAAGATTGACGGAATGAACGTAAATTCCCTTCAGGGTGACAAGGCAATCATGTACATCCTTGAATCAATGGGGGCAAAAATTGAGAGTGACGAACACAGCGTAACAGTGTACCCTTCCAATCTTCACGGTGTGGAAGTGGATATGAGTAAATGTCCTGATCTCGTCCCCACTGTGGCAATGGTCGCCGCTTTTGCGGACAGCCCTACCACGATCACCAATGTGGCCCACCTGCGTATCAAGGAATGTGACCGCTTGGAAGCCAGTGCTGCCGAGGTCATGCGTGCGGGCGGTAAGGCTGAGATCACAGATGATTCCATCACCATATTCCCGGCACCGCTCAAGAAAGGTGAACGTATTGTCTTCACTACCTATGATGATCACCGCCTTGCCATGTGTACTGCTATTTTTGCTCTGGCAGGCATTGAATCAATCCCCGAAGAGCCGGGCTGTGTAGCCAAATCCTTCCCCGGTTTCTGGGATGAATGGGAAAAAGTTAAAAAAGGAAATGGTTGTTAG
- the rarD gene encoding EamA family transporter RarD, which produces MNKDTHDGIIYAAAAFIMWGLLPVYWKALEEVPALELLCNRIVWSLFFVGILLSCKKRWAEVRSALADKKGKILLSTSSILIGINWFVYIWAVNHSHVVDTSMGYYMTPLMNALLGFIFMKERLSRMQAAAITLATCGVIYSIIDYGHVPYIALTLAVSFAFYGLVRKVMKVESLPGLFVETAVLAPASAGYLIWLAFSGEISIHKIGLLDNILLLGAGAATSLPLIFFAHGARRLRLVTLGMMQYIAPTLALMLGVFVFGEPFNFARLVTFAFIWSGIAIYIADGLSKNLKAVSNLSN; this is translated from the coding sequence ATGAATAAAGATACTCACGATGGAATAATATATGCTGCAGCCGCCTTCATTATGTGGGGACTCCTGCCCGTCTATTGGAAAGCCCTTGAAGAGGTTCCGGCTCTGGAGCTTCTCTGCAACAGAATTGTCTGGTCGCTTTTTTTCGTAGGGATTTTACTTTCCTGCAAAAAACGCTGGGCGGAAGTCAGGTCTGCACTTGCAGACAAAAAGGGCAAGATCCTGCTCAGCACAAGCAGCATTCTCATCGGCATCAACTGGTTCGTTTATATATGGGCAGTCAACCATAGCCATGTGGTGGACACCAGCATGGGATACTACATGACTCCACTTATGAATGCCCTGCTGGGCTTCATTTTCATGAAAGAAAGGCTGAGCAGGATGCAGGCTGCTGCCATCACGCTTGCAACATGCGGCGTCATCTATTCTATAATTGATTACGGACACGTTCCTTATATAGCATTGACTCTGGCTGTATCTTTCGCTTTTTACGGACTGGTCCGCAAAGTTATGAAGGTGGAATCCCTGCCGGGCCTTTTTGTAGAGACAGCTGTACTTGCACCTGCCTCCGCAGGATACCTTATCTGGCTGGCTTTTTCAGGCGAAATAAGTATACATAAAATAGGATTATTGGATAACATCCTGTTGCTTGGAGCAGGAGCAGCGACTTCGCTGCCTCTCATCTTTTTCGCCCATGGAGCGCGCAGGCTGAGGCTGGTTACACTGGGAATGATGCAGTATATCGCCCCCACCCTCGCTCTGATGCTCGGAGTTTTCGTATTCGGCGAACCGTTTAATTTCGCGAGACTGGTAACCTTCGCCTTCATATGGAGCGGAATTGCAATCTATATTGCCGATGGGCTGAGTAAAAATCTCAAAGCAGTGTCGAACCTCAGCAATTAA
- a CDS encoding P-II family nitrogen regulator, with protein sequence MKLIITYIRPECLTPVKQALYAKGIYSMSVTNILGSGRGAGFTETYRGVVMEVNLLKKVRIEIGLDEAKLEGALEAIKTGAQTGKEGDGVIFVQDLNQTIRIRTGEESL encoded by the coding sequence ATGAAACTCATCATCACATATATCAGGCCCGAATGCCTTACTCCGGTAAAGCAGGCCCTCTACGCCAAAGGCATCTACTCCATGTCGGTAACTAACATCCTCGGATCAGGCCGAGGAGCCGGATTCACTGAAACATACCGCGGTGTTGTAATGGAAGTTAACCTGCTCAAAAAAGTCCGCATCGAAATCGGACTGGACGAAGCCAAACTGGAAGGAGCGCTGGAAGCCATTAAAACCGGCGCCCAGACAGGCAAAGAAGGTGACGGTGTCATCTTTGTTCAGGACCTGAACCAGACCATCAGGATCAGAACAGGCGAAGAATCACTCTAA
- a CDS encoding prephenate dehydrogenase/arogenate dehydrogenase family protein: protein MECEFNKIHSVAIVGSRGQMGGFLALTAERAGMMVYRFDTPLDQEKMARRLPDTDLVILCIPVTVMDDVLPVVIPHMKKGAILSDVGSVKGRPVQQMIRAYNGPVVGTHPLFGPVIPTDFNPTVALVAEREEDRSALLAVKDFFERLNFGAFESSVEEHDKAMAMIQALNFSSTIAFLACSREIPNIKKFVTPSFKRRLESARKMVTQDSDLFGTITDANQYSQEATRLFRSFLSLAAAGDMDLLADRASWWWRESNT from the coding sequence ATGGAGTGCGAGTTTAATAAAATTCATAGCGTAGCCATCGTCGGGTCCCGTGGACAGATGGGGGGCTTCCTCGCGCTCACTGCCGAACGGGCAGGTATGATGGTCTACCGTTTTGACACGCCTCTTGATCAGGAAAAGATGGCCCGGCGTCTGCCGGATACCGATCTGGTGATCCTGTGCATCCCGGTAACAGTTATGGATGATGTTCTGCCCGTTGTTATTCCGCATATGAAAAAGGGCGCGATCCTTTCAGACGTGGGCTCGGTTAAAGGGCGTCCGGTTCAGCAGATGATCCGTGCCTACAATGGCCCTGTTGTGGGGACTCATCCTCTGTTCGGACCGGTGATTCCTACTGATTTCAACCCAACCGTGGCTCTTGTCGCTGAACGAGAAGAAGACCGTTCTGCTCTGCTGGCGGTAAAGGACTTTTTTGAGCGTCTGAATTTCGGTGCTTTCGAGTCTTCCGTTGAGGAACACGACAAGGCTATGGCCATGATTCAGGCCCTGAATTTCAGTTCCACAATTGCTTTTCTGGCCTGTTCACGGGAAATTCCCAATATCAAGAAATTTGTAACCCCGTCTTTCAAGCGCAGGCTTGAGTCCGCGCGCAAGATGGTCACTCAGGACAGCGATCTTTTCGGAACTATTACCGATGCAAATCAGTATAGTCAGGAAGCAACTCGCCTATTCCGTTCTTTTCTCTCCCTCGCAGCAGCAGGTGACATGGATCTGCTTGCAGACCGTGCTTCTTGGTGGTGGCGTGAAAGTAATACCTAG
- a CDS encoding EAL domain-containing protein, with product MNTTFDFTIHELIDNDCLTTVLQPLISMNRKGLIGFEALIRATNPRTGENISPVTLFSMCKDISTLAKLDRACRKKAFETFAPISKNDRSLLLSVNIDAAIINEETFNYGLTLKMAKECSIPTGNIILEIIESKAGCEIALTAFVKKSRKHGFLIALDDVGTGHSNLDRIPSLKPDIIKIDRSLITDINKKFHNMEVTRSLINLAERTGCLPLAEGVETVEEALTLMSMGIDVFQGFFFSRPAPATLAVNPDMTPVSFLASRFKTHVLEKLNHKKIMEKSYRRMADKLREALMDGIPANADSALSAFITENTNIECAYILDTNGIQISGTICNPFKLKESRRLIYQPAPIGADHSLKEYYLTIKTGNKWHTTAPYISLASGNNCVTVSNKMYDTPKSPILCIDIST from the coding sequence ATGAATACTACATTTGATTTTACCATCCACGAACTTATCGATAACGATTGTCTGACAACAGTTCTGCAGCCGCTCATTTCCATGAACCGTAAAGGATTGATTGGTTTTGAAGCGCTGATCCGTGCAACCAATCCCCGTACTGGCGAGAATATTTCTCCGGTAACCCTGTTCAGCATGTGTAAAGACATAAGCACTCTGGCCAAGCTGGACCGGGCCTGCCGCAAAAAAGCCTTTGAAACATTCGCTCCCATTTCGAAAAATGACCGTTCACTGCTTTTGTCCGTAAATATTGACGCTGCCATCATCAATGAAGAAACTTTCAACTACGGTCTGACACTGAAAATGGCTAAGGAATGCTCCATCCCCACCGGAAACATCATCCTTGAAATAATAGAATCCAAGGCAGGATGCGAAATCGCCCTTACCGCATTTGTAAAAAAATCCCGTAAACACGGTTTTCTTATTGCCCTTGATGACGTGGGGACAGGACATTCAAATCTAGACCGGATTCCCTCACTCAAGCCGGATATAATCAAAATCGACCGTTCCCTCATCACCGATATAAATAAAAAATTTCATAATATGGAAGTAACCCGTTCACTGATCAACCTTGCCGAAAGGACCGGCTGCCTTCCGCTGGCGGAAGGAGTTGAAACAGTAGAAGAAGCCCTGACCCTGATGAGCATGGGCATCGATGTTTTTCAGGGCTTTTTCTTCAGCAGACCGGCTCCGGCAACTTTGGCCGTTAATCCGGACATGACCCCTGTCAGCTTTTTAGCCTCACGTTTCAAAACCCATGTTCTTGAAAAACTGAACCACAAGAAAATAATGGAAAAGAGCTACAGGCGAATGGCTGACAAACTTCGTGAAGCCCTCATGGACGGAATCCCCGCTAATGCGGACTCAGCGCTTTCGGCATTCATAACGGAAAATACCAACATCGAATGTGCCTATATCCTTGACACCAACGGGATTCAGATTTCCGGAACCATCTGTAATCCATTCAAGCTCAAGGAAAGCAGACGCCTCATCTACCAGCCGGCCCCGATCGGTGCAGACCATTCCCTGAAGGAATACTACCTGACCATCAAGACCGGCAACAAATGGCACACGACCGCCCCATACATATCACTTGCTTCCGGCAACAACTGTGTCACAGTTTCCAACAAAATGTATGACACCCCCAAATCCCCTATCCTCTGCATTGATATCAGCACATAA